Proteins encoded together in one Streptomyces sp. NBC_01216 window:
- a CDS encoding tyrosine-type recombinase/integrase, with the protein MAGRKPQRRREFGSVRQLPSGRWQARYWAPDGSRRTAPETFETRTDAQDWLTLTKADIQRNVWVDPEVGAVNFEEYALKWVAERGLSATTDELYRRLLRLHLLPFFGEVDLDEITPPAVRTWRAERLAATGATTVAKSYRLLKAIMETAADDELIRRNPCRIRGAGSEKAKERTTATVEQVDALAEALGIRWRLMVYLGAYGPMRPEELAALRRASVTLDPLAVRVTEAAPELNTGRRVEGDTKSAAGVRTIHLPAFLYIEVKRHLDWFAEKEPDGLLFVGEKGAPFRRTTFGRKWAKARAKVGLPKDFRFYDLRHTGHTLSTQSGATLKDTMVRAGQSSEKAAMIYQHSDDARQQEVAGGIDAKVRGARQRAAAKPPLTREA; encoded by the coding sequence ATGGCGGGCCGCAAGCCGCAGCGGCGGCGCGAGTTCGGCAGCGTACGCCAGCTACCCTCGGGGCGTTGGCAGGCCCGCTACTGGGCGCCGGACGGGTCCCGACGTACCGCCCCGGAGACCTTCGAGACGAGGACCGATGCCCAGGACTGGCTGACCCTCACCAAGGCGGACATCCAGCGCAACGTCTGGGTGGACCCGGAAGTCGGAGCGGTCAACTTCGAGGAGTACGCCTTGAAGTGGGTGGCGGAGCGCGGCCTGTCCGCCACCACGGACGAGCTGTACCGCCGCCTCCTGCGGCTGCACCTCCTCCCCTTCTTCGGCGAGGTGGACCTCGACGAGATCACCCCGCCAGCCGTGCGGACCTGGCGGGCCGAGCGTTTGGCCGCTACGGGGGCCACGACCGTCGCCAAGTCCTACCGCCTGCTCAAGGCGATCATGGAGACAGCGGCGGACGACGAGCTGATCAGGCGCAACCCCTGCCGGATCAGGGGCGCCGGCAGCGAGAAGGCGAAGGAGCGCACGACGGCCACCGTCGAGCAGGTCGACGCCCTCGCCGAGGCCCTCGGGATCCGCTGGCGGCTGATGGTGTACCTCGGTGCCTATGGCCCGATGCGCCCGGAGGAGCTGGCGGCCCTGCGCCGGGCCTCGGTCACCCTCGACCCGCTCGCCGTGCGGGTTACGGAGGCCGCTCCGGAACTGAATACCGGCCGCCGTGTCGAAGGCGACACCAAGTCCGCGGCCGGCGTGCGCACCATCCACCTGCCGGCCTTCCTTTACATCGAGGTCAAGCGGCACCTGGACTGGTTCGCGGAGAAGGAACCTGACGGGCTGCTGTTCGTCGGAGAGAAGGGAGCACCGTTCCGGCGGACCACCTTCGGCCGGAAGTGGGCGAAGGCCCGCGCCAAGGTCGGCCTGCCGAAGGACTTCCGCTTCTACGACCTCCGGCACACGGGCCACACCCTCTCCACCCAGTCCGGCGCCACGCTCAAGGACACGATGGTCCGCGCCGGCCAGTCCTCGGAGAAGGCCGCGATGATCTACCAGCACTCCGACGACGCCCGCCAGCAGGAGGTCGCTGGAGGCATCGACGCCAAGGTCCGTGGCGCTCGACAGCGGGCGGCCGCCAAGCCGCCATTGACGCGCGAAGCCTGA
- a CDS encoding helix-turn-helix domain-containing protein gives MKIEQPLLPGTSLGGTSPRAVWDGFHAPRLTQARRLAGLTKREVADGIGVSAAAVGQYEAGTSRPRPELIPRLAEVLDVPIQFFVAGRPMGKVDTSMAHFRALRSTSGAQRERALGFVEQVWELTHALEKRVQLPPVDLPGFTGGEVYPGVDLPDDPVGAARALRRHWGLGDGPVRHLARRMESHGLIVVAPVEADEAASKVDAFSSSGLLRPVVVLTPNRADDVYRYRFSAAHELGHLVLHAGATGDSRLEREADAFAAEFLTPQKSILPLLSRRVDLAQLAGLSQTWGVSVSSLIYRYRELGLVSDATISRAYQRLRGLSGQPGFAPESVRGYPGEQPVMLRKAFELAEQDTGLTIRALAAELAWKPARVRELLGMPDSRPVLRLV, from the coding sequence ATGAAGATTGAGCAACCACTACTCCCAGGGACAAGCCTGGGCGGTACGTCGCCGAGAGCGGTCTGGGACGGCTTCCACGCGCCCCGACTGACACAGGCGCGGCGTCTCGCCGGGCTCACGAAGCGCGAGGTCGCAGACGGCATTGGTGTGTCTGCGGCCGCTGTGGGCCAGTACGAGGCGGGCACCAGCCGCCCTCGCCCTGAGCTGATTCCTCGGCTCGCTGAAGTGCTGGACGTGCCGATTCAGTTCTTCGTCGCTGGCCGGCCGATGGGCAAGGTCGATACCTCCATGGCGCACTTCCGGGCTCTGCGTTCCACTTCCGGGGCCCAGCGAGAGCGAGCCCTCGGCTTCGTCGAGCAGGTATGGGAACTCACTCATGCCCTTGAGAAGCGGGTGCAGCTTCCACCCGTGGACCTTCCAGGCTTCACAGGGGGCGAGGTGTACCCCGGGGTCGATCTACCTGACGATCCGGTGGGCGCTGCACGAGCGCTACGGCGCCACTGGGGACTGGGCGATGGACCGGTGCGCCATCTGGCACGCCGGATGGAGTCACACGGCCTCATCGTGGTGGCACCTGTAGAGGCCGACGAGGCGGCATCCAAGGTCGACGCCTTCTCCAGTTCCGGCCTACTGCGTCCTGTCGTCGTGCTCACCCCCAATCGCGCTGATGATGTCTACCGATATCGCTTCAGCGCGGCCCACGAGCTTGGGCACCTGGTCCTCCATGCAGGTGCCACCGGTGACAGCCGTCTGGAACGGGAGGCAGATGCTTTTGCCGCAGAGTTCCTCACCCCTCAGAAATCGATCCTCCCTCTGCTGTCGCGGCGGGTGGACCTGGCGCAGCTGGCTGGCCTGTCCCAGACCTGGGGCGTGTCAGTGAGTTCGCTCATTTACCGGTACCGGGAACTCGGGCTCGTCTCAGACGCGACGATCAGCCGCGCGTACCAGCGGCTCCGGGGCCTCAGCGGCCAGCCGGGCTTCGCCCCGGAATCGGTCCGCGGTTACCCCGGGGAACAGCCGGTGATGCTTCGCAAGGCATTCGAGCTGGCGGAACAGGACACTGGACTGACGATCCGCGCGCTTGCTGCGGAACTTGCTTGGAAGCCGGCGAGGGTGCGTGAGCTGCTGGGGATGCCCGACAGCCGCCCTGTGCTGAGACTTGTCTGA
- a CDS encoding helix-turn-helix domain-containing protein, which produces MSEDEHDEAPEGVLLQGEDNAAQRIKAEREKRGWSTTTLSDRVNEAGYEMNPSAVWRIENGKRRINLDEAIGFASVFGVSLSNFVGPPALAAAGRAMELIDAVVAANLAAQRAQHVYRRATGELVAYLDEHPDIREEADVMVSNAIAENTMKINQEEFGLPPQP; this is translated from the coding sequence ATGTCCGAGGACGAGCACGACGAGGCGCCCGAGGGCGTGCTGCTCCAAGGCGAGGACAACGCCGCGCAGAGAATCAAGGCCGAGCGCGAGAAGCGGGGCTGGAGCACCACCACGCTGTCCGATCGCGTCAATGAGGCCGGGTACGAGATGAACCCGTCCGCGGTCTGGCGGATCGAGAACGGCAAGCGCCGCATCAACCTCGACGAGGCGATCGGCTTCGCCTCCGTCTTCGGTGTGTCCCTGTCCAACTTCGTCGGCCCGCCAGCCCTCGCCGCAGCCGGCCGTGCCATGGAGCTGATCGACGCCGTCGTGGCCGCCAACCTGGCTGCTCAGCGCGCTCAGCACGTGTACCGCCGGGCGACCGGCGAGCTGGTCGCCTACCTCGACGAGCATCCGGACATCCGCGAGGAGGCCGACGTGATGGTCAGCAATGCCATCGCCGAGAACACCATGAAGATCAACCAGGAGGAGTTCGGACTGCCGCCCCAGCCGTAG
- a CDS encoding excisionase family DNA-binding protein: MNNSDRLLTVDEAAERLGTGVRFIRRLIQERRIRYVKLGKHVRIADSVLTAYVEERTVPSLREARSRFGKAA; the protein is encoded by the coding sequence GTGAACAACAGCGACCGCCTGCTCACGGTCGACGAGGCCGCCGAACGCCTCGGCACCGGCGTCCGCTTCATTCGTCGGCTCATCCAGGAACGCCGGATCCGCTACGTGAAGCTCGGCAAGCACGTCCGCATCGCCGACAGCGTGTTGACCGCGTACGTCGAGGAGCGCACCGTCCCCTCCCTCCGCGAAGCGCGCTCCCGCTTCGGGAAGGCGGCCTGA
- a CDS encoding DUF3631 domain-containing protein codes for MDEATPNTPLLPVEWPPAAVPGQPTAPTPATDPEGEEVLDLLRAAIRRYVVMPSDEALTATTLWAAATHLQTVWQHAPRLAVVGPAKRCGKSRLLEVLIEAVHEPLITVNASAAAIFRSIGEGDPPTLLVDEVDTIFGSPKVAEKNEEMRGLLNAGHQRNRPTLRVTGPNHEVVKFDTFAMAALAGIGDLPDTIMDRSVVIRMRRRAETEKVSFWRYGRDDLAVRELRTRLAAWLASVREKALALEPKMPVEDRAADTWAPLISVADLAGGQWPVLARTACSAMTDYESGRDEDGGFKIRILADIRRAFTSEGDQPALRTGRLLEILNADPEAPWAEHSPHGLTPRGLQILLQDYGIKSANRRFPGGTQAKGFTRAQFTDAWTRYCPPEAAATLPVEPGA; via the coding sequence ATGGACGAAGCCACCCCGAACACGCCATTGCTTCCCGTCGAGTGGCCGCCGGCGGCGGTCCCCGGCCAGCCGACCGCCCCCACGCCCGCCACAGACCCCGAGGGCGAAGAGGTCCTGGACCTGCTCCGGGCTGCCATCCGGCGCTACGTCGTGATGCCGAGCGACGAGGCCCTGACCGCGACCACGCTGTGGGCGGCGGCGACCCACCTGCAGACGGTGTGGCAGCACGCGCCGCGCCTGGCGGTGGTCGGTCCCGCCAAGCGGTGTGGGAAGTCGCGGCTCCTTGAGGTCCTGATCGAGGCGGTCCACGAACCGCTGATCACGGTCAACGCCTCCGCCGCCGCGATCTTCCGCTCAATCGGCGAGGGAGACCCGCCCACGCTCCTCGTCGACGAGGTCGACACCATCTTCGGCAGCCCGAAGGTCGCGGAGAAGAACGAGGAGATGCGCGGCCTGCTCAACGCCGGCCACCAGCGCAACCGGCCCACCCTGCGCGTCACCGGCCCCAACCACGAGGTGGTCAAGTTCGACACCTTCGCCATGGCCGCCCTCGCCGGAATCGGAGACCTTCCCGACACGATCATGGACCGGTCGGTCGTCATCCGCATGCGCCGCCGAGCCGAGACCGAGAAAGTCAGCTTCTGGCGCTACGGCCGCGACGACCTGGCAGTCCGCGAGCTCCGCACGCGGCTGGCGGCCTGGCTGGCCTCCGTACGCGAGAAGGCACTCGCCCTGGAGCCGAAGATGCCGGTCGAGGACCGCGCCGCCGACACCTGGGCACCGCTGATCAGCGTCGCCGACCTCGCAGGCGGGCAGTGGCCCGTCCTGGCCCGCACCGCGTGCTCGGCCATGACCGACTACGAGTCCGGGCGCGACGAGGACGGCGGGTTCAAGATCCGCATCCTCGCCGACATCCGCCGCGCCTTCACCTCCGAGGGCGACCAGCCCGCACTCCGCACCGGCCGCCTCCTGGAGATCCTCAACGCCGACCCCGAGGCGCCCTGGGCCGAGCACAGCCCCCACGGGCTCACCCCGCGCGGCCTGCAGATCCTGCTCCAGGACTACGGCATCAAGTCGGCCAACCGCCGCTTCCCCGGCGGCACCCAGGCCAAGGGCTTCACCCGCGCCCAGTTCACCGACGCCTGGACCCGCTACTGCCCGCCCGAGGCAGCCGCAACGCTCCCCGTCGAGCCCGGCGCCTGA